CCCGGACAGGGTTGAACGCCGGCCGCCTGGCTGTGGTCACCAGCATCACGACCGGGACCGGCCCACAGTGCCCCTCAGGGCGGAAACGGCCAGTAATTTCACAAGGCCTTTACCTAAAGAAGACTTGCTATCGCCGCCTCGGCGCGCGAATCTCGACTGCACCAGCAAGATCGGTTCCGATGCCGCACCGGATCTGCTGCGCGAGTTCCGCCGCTCCACCAGCTTCTGCTCCACCAGTTTCCGCTCCACCAGTTCCGCTCCACTCAGCTCTTCAGGTACGCCCGTCCCGGCGCGCAGGCACAGACGGTGAGGACGCGATGAAACGATCGGCAGTTGTACGACTTCTCGCAGGCGCGTGTGGCCTCGCTCTGGCCGCGACCGCCTGCGGCGGGCAGTCCGGCGAGGGCGGCGGCTCGGCGGGTGCCAGCACGCTGTCGGTGGTGAACGCCTCCGGCGCGTTGTGGACCTGCAACTTCAACCCCTATGCGCCCGCCTCAGGGCAGACCGCGGGCGCCATCTGGGAGCCCCTGATCTACGTCAACACCCTGACCGGCAAGGAGAAGCCCTGGCTGGCAACGGGCTACAAGTGGAGCTCGGATCGCAAGGAGCTCACCTTCACCACGCGTTCCGGCGTGAAGTGGACCGACGGCAAGCCGTTCACCGCCAAGGACGTCGCCTACACCTTCAACGCAGCCAAGGCCAACGACGCGCTGGACAGCTACGCCCTGTGGGGTGAGGGCGTCCTCGACAGCGTGACCGCGGTGAACGACAGCACGGTGAAGTTCCGGTTCAAGCGGGTGTCCACCTCGTCGTTCTACTACATCGCCGGCCAGACCTGGATCCTGCCCGAACACGTGTGGAGCAAGGTCAAGGATCCGGTGAAGGAGATGATGCGCAAGCCGGTCGGCACCGGGCCGTACACCATCGGCTCGTGCACACCGCAGGCCGTCACCTACACCAAGAACACGAAGTACTGGCAGAAGGGCAAGCCCAAGGTCGACAAGGTGCTCTACCCCGCCTTCGTCGACAACCAGCCGGCCAACCGCTATCTCGCGCAGGGCAAGGGCGACTGGGGCGGCCAGTTCGTCCCGAACATCGACAACTACTGGGTGGCCAAGGACAAGGCGCACCGCAAGTACTGGTATCCGCCGAGCGGCAACGTCTACATCGGCATCAACTCCGCCAAGCCCTACCTCGGTGACAAGCGGGTCCGCCAGGCGCTGTCGTTCGCGGTGGACCGGGACAAGGTGTCCAGCGACGCGATGTACGGCTACCAGCCGCCGGCCAACCAGGCCGCGATTCCCACGCCCACGTTCAAGGACTGGCTCGACCAGGCCGCCGTGTCGAAGTACGACTACGGCTTCGACCCGGCGAAGGTGGCGAGCAGGCTCCAGGCGGCCGGGTTCACCAAGGGCCCGGACGGGATGTTCAAGACGCCCGACGGCAAGCCGTTCAAGCTGAGCATCATCAACAACGGCGGGTTCACCGACTGGGTGGCCGCGGTGCAGGTGCTGACGGCGAGCTTCAAGAAGGCCGGCATCGCAGTGGAGGCGCTCAACCTCAACGGCAACGAGTACAACCGCCGGCTCAGTCAGGGCCAGTTCGACCTGGCGTACATGTCGGCGAGCTCCGGCCCGACGCCGTACTACGAACTCCGCGACGTTCTCTACGGCGCCTACGCCAAGCCGGTCGGGCAGGACACCAGCCGCAACTACGAGCGCTGGAAGAACCCGGCCACCGACGCCCTGATCCGCCAGTACGACACGTTGACCGACCAGCAGGCCCAGATCGGCGTGATCAAGAAGCTGGAGCAGGTGATGCTGGACCAGGTGCCGGTCATCCCGGTCACCCAGTCGGTCTCGTGGAGCCAGATGGACAGCACGAGGTTCACCAACTGGCCGTCGAAGCAGAACCCCTACGCCAACCCGGCGCCGTACGCGGCACCCGACTGGGGCGTCGTCCTGCTCAACCTCGAGCCCGTGCAGAAGAAGTGACGAAGGCGCAGGCATGCCTCGACTGATCCGCAGGCTGGAGTTCTTCGTCGTCACGTTCTGGGCAGCGGTGAGCATCAACTTCCTGCTGCCCAGGATGATGCCCGGAGACCCGATCCAGCAGATGATGGCCCGGATGAAGGGCCAGATCACCGGTTCCCGACGACACTCGCTGGAGGTGATGCTGGGCCTGAACACCCACGAACCCCTGTGGAAGCAGTACATCTCCTACTGGGGCCAGGTGTTCCGGTTCGACTTCGGCTCCTCCATCACCTACTTCCCCGACAGTGTGACCAGCGTGATCTCGATCGCGATCCCGTGGACGCTGGGGCTGGTCGGGGTCACCACGATCCTGGCGTTCCTGCTCGGAACCCTGCTGGGCGCGGTCGCCGCCTGGCGGCGCGGTGGCGTGCTCGACAGCGTGCTGCCGCCGGTGTTCACCGTGGTCGGCGCGCTGCCGTTCTTCTGGGTGGGACTGCTGTTCCTGTACGTCTTCGGCGTCCTGCTCCCGTGGGCGCCGATCGGGTTCGGGTACGACATCACCGCGGGCCAGTTGTCGTTCAACTGGCAGACGATCAGCCAGATCGTCTCGCACGCGATACTCCCGGCCACGGTGATCGTGCTGACCTCCATCGGCGGCTGGATCCTCACCATGCGCAACACGATGATCGGCGTGCTGTCGGAGGACTACGTGAAGATGGCGCGGGCCAAGGGCCTGCCGTCGGGCCGGATCATGTTGCAGTACGCCAGCCGCAACGCCATCTTGCCCAACCTCACCGGGTTCGCCATGTCGCTCGGCTTCGTCATCAGCGGCGCGCTGCTGGTGGAGCTGGTGTTCACCTACCCGGGGGTCGGCTACCTGCTGGTGCAGGCGGTGACCGGGCAGGACTACCCGCTGATGCAGGCGCTGTTCCTGCTCATCACCGCGGCGACGCTGGTGTCGGTGCTGATCGCCGACGCCGTGACGTTCGTCCTCGACCCACGGACCCGGGGCAGGGCGTGATGAGCACCGACCTCAACCACACCGAGGACACCGGCAGCATCAGCACCGCGGTGGGGGCGGCGGCCGACCAGGATGACGGCAACCGTCACCGGGGTGCGATCGGCCAGTTGCTCGGCTCGATCGCGCACAATCCGAAGGCACTCACCGGTGCCGCCATCCTGGGCCTGTTCGTGGTGGTCGCGGTGTTCGCACCGCTGGTCGCGCCGTACGACCCGCACGTCACCGACTACGGCCGCGGTGTCGGCCCGAGCGGCGCGCACTGGCTCGGCACCACGACGTACGGCCAGGACATCTTCTCCCAGCTGGTGTACGGCACCCGCCAGTCGCTGCTGATCGCGTTCCTCGTCGGCGGGGTGGCCACCGTGGTGTCGGCACTCATCGGCGTGGGCGCGGCGTACGTCGGCAACCTGGTCGACCACGGGCTGTCCCTGTTCACCGACATCTTCCTGGTGATCCCGGGCCTGCCGCTGCTGATCGTCATCTCCTCCTACATCCGCGGCGGCGGCATCATGGTGATGGTCGGCGTCATCGCGGTGACCAGCTGGGCCTACGGCGCGCGCCAGTTCCGGGCGCAGGCGCTGTCGCTGCGCAACCGGGAGTTCCTGGATGCCGCACGGGTGCGTGGGGAACGCACCTCCTACACCGTGGTCTTCGAGATCCTGCCCACCATGTCGGGGCTGTTGGTGGCCAACTTCCTCGGCGCCGCGGTGTACGGCGTGCTGGCGGTGGCCGGCCTGCAGTTCATCGGCCTGGGCGACATCACCTCGATCAGCTGGGGCTCGATGATGCACTGGGCGGAGAACAACGAGGCCCTGCAGGCGGGAACGCCGTTGTGGGACCTCGCGCCCGGCCTGTGCATCGCCTTGCTGGGTGCGAGTTTCTCCCTCATCAACTACGCCTTCGACGAGGTGAGCAACCCGGCCCTGCGCCCGCCGCGACGGCGCCGGCCGCAGCGCAACCAGCAGAACCCGAAGGAGGTGGCCGGTGCAACCACTGTCCAGCAGGCCTGACACCGCACCGAGGACCGGGCAAGCGCTGCTTGACGTCACCGACCTGGTGGTCGACTACGGCGTGGACGAGCCGGTCCGCGCGGTCGACCACGTGAGCCTGCGGGTGCGCCGGGGCGAGTTCGTGGGCATCGTCGGCGAGTCCGGGTGCGGCAAGTCCACGTTGCTGTACGCCGTGGCCCGGCTGCTCAGCCCGCCCGCGCGCATCGTGTCCGGGCAGGTCGACTTCGCCGGTCACCAGATGGTCCGGCTCACCGAGGACGAGCTGCGGCCGATCCGCTGGCGCGACTACTCCGTGGTGATGCAGAGCGCGATGAACGCGCTCAATCCCGTCCTCAGCATCGGCGCCCAACTGCGCGACGCGATGGCCGCACACGAACGCATCCCGGCCGCACAGATGCGGCAGCGGTCGGAGGAGGTGCTGCGGCTGGTCGGCATCGACCCGATCCACCTGACCAGCTACCCACACCAGCTGTCCGGCGGCATGCGGCAGCGCGCCATGATCGCGATGGCGCTGGTGTTCCGGCCCGACCTGATCATCATGGACGAGCCGACGTCCGCGCTCGACGTGGTGGCCCAGCGGTCGTTGATGCGGCGGGTCAAGGCGCTGCAGGAGGAGTTCGGCTTCGCGGTCGTGTTCGTCACCCACGACATGTCGCTGGTCAGCCACTACTCCGACCGGCTGGCGATCATGTACGCCGGACAGCTGGTCGAGCTCGGCCCCACCCGCGAGGTGTTCGCACACGCCCGGCATCCCTACAGCGAGGGCCTGCTCGGCGCGTTCCCCTCCCTGCGGGGCGAACGCCGCGAGCTGACCGGCATCCCGGGCGCCCCGCCGGACCTGCGGCACCCGCCGCGCGGGTGCCGCTTCCAGCCGCGCTGCCCGAAGGTGATGGACATCTGCCGCGAGGACCCGCCGCCCTACCAGGTCGGGGCCGCCGAACTCGTCCGCTGCCATCTCTACGGACCCGACGCCGCGCCCGAACGACAGGAGCCGCGATGACCGCCGCACCGAACCCCGTCGTACGCGAGGAGCCCGGCCCGGTCCTAAGGGCCACCAACCTCACCCGCCACTTCCGCGTCGGCGGCCGGCTGGGACGCAACACCCTGCACGCCGTCGATGGTGTGGACCTCACGATCGGGCGGCGCGAGATCGTCGCCCTGGTGGGTGAGAGCGGCAGCGGCAAGAGCACGGTCGCGAGGTTGCTCGCGCTGCTGCACCCGGTGACCGCGGGCGAGATCCACTACCACGGCCGGCCGGTGGGATCGCTCCGCGGACGAAGGCAGCACCTGGACTACCGCCGCCGGGTGCAGATGGTCTTCCAGGACCCCTACAGCTCACTGAGCCCGGTCTATCCCGTCTCGCACGCGATCATGCGCTCGCTGCGGTTGCACCGCAGCGACCTGTCCGCGTCCGAGCGCACGAAGGAGGCCGAACGCCTCCTCGCGCTGGTGGGGCTCACCCCGCCCGGTGAGGTGCTGCGGAAGTACCCCCACGAGCTCAGCGGCGGCCAGCGGCAGCGCGTCGGCTTCGCGGCGGCGCTGGCCTGCCGGCCGGAGGTGATCCTGGCCGACGAGCCGGTGTCGATGCTGGACGTCTCGATTCGGATCGGGCTGCTCAACCTGATGGCCAGGCTGCGCGAGCAAGAGGACGTGTCGTTCCTCTACATCACCCACGACCTGGCCAGCGCGCGGTACGTCGCCGACCGAATGATGGTGATGTACGCCGGGCAGGTGGTGGAGAGCGGGCCGGCCGAACAGGTGCTCGCCGACCCGCGTCATCCGTACACCCAACTGCTGCTGTCGGCCGCACCGGACCCGGACGCGATGCGGGAGGAGAGCGGCCCGGACGACTACGGCGAACCGCCCCGGGTCGTCGACCCGGAGGAGGGCTGCCGGTTCAGGCCGCGTTGCCCGCTGGCGATTCCGGTGTGCGAGAACGTCACGCCACCCCTGGGTGCGCTGACCCCGGGTCACTCCGCGGCCTGCCACGTCGCGGCCATGAACGCGGGCACCCCGGCGGCACCCGCGTCGCCAACCGCGGGTTGACAAGCTGCCTCAGGGCACCGGCTGGGCCACCGGCGGGCGGGCCGGGGCGACCGGCTGCAGGATCCGCCGCCGCTCCGGGGTCAGCCGGTCCAGCAGCTCCGGTGAGTACTCGTAGTTGAACCGCGTACGCGCCCACGACGGGCCGTAGCGGTAGATGAGGACGCGGCGCTCGCCCGGGTTGGTGCGGCTGCTCCCGCCGTGCATCAGCCCGTCCACGAACAACAGCGCGTCGCCCTTCTCAAGGTGCAACGGGATCGCGCCCTCGAGGGTGTCCATCCGGTCCCCGGCCGCGTAGTCACCGGCCAGCGGGTGCGGGAAGTTCGACTTGTGGCTGCCCGGGATCACCATCGTGGGGCCGTCGCCCTCGCCCACGTCGGTGAGCGCCAGGATGATGTTGACCTGTCCGCAGCGAAAGACGCCGTTCTTGTACTGGTAGGCGCCGCGCATGGCGCCCTGGAAACCGCCGCTGTGCACCGGGTGGTGGCCACCGGAGGTGCGGATCGAGGCGATGCACTCGTCGATGAAGACGCCTTCCACGTAACACTTCTCCTCACCGGCGAAGTGCGTGACCAGGCTGACCCAGGACGGGTGGTCGATGAGCCGCTCGAACGGCTCGCCGGCCTCGACGACGTTGTGCAGTTCGAAACCGGTCTCGTCGGTGTAGTCGCGGCGCTGCGCGTTGCCCCACCACTGGCCGGGGGCGAGGTCGGGGAAGTTGTCGAACGCGTGGTTGAGGTCGGCCAGAAGCTCCGGCTCGACGGCGTTCTTCAGCACCAGGTAACCACGAAGGTCGAACAGGAAGTCGTCCAACGGGGTCGGCTGCTTTCGTTCCACGGGTCTCCACCTCTTCCGAGCACGGCTGTACGCCTGGTTCGCCACCGACCATAGGGGCGGAGGATCCGGGCGCGCCTCCAGCATCCTCCGCCCTGCTTCCCGGATCGTCCGGGCGTCCGCCATCGGACAGTCCCGTGAGGGTGCGACCTCAGAAGACGGTGTAACCGCCGTCGACGACGAGCACGGAACCGGTCATGAACGACGCCGCCGGACTGGCCAGGAACACCACGCTCGGCGCGATCTCCGAAGGTGAGGCGTACCGCTGCTGGGGCGCGTCCTCGATCCACTGCCGCCGGAACTCCGGCCGGTCCACCGGCGCCATCTCCGTCTTGACGTAGCCGGGCGCGAGCGCGTTGACCCGGATGCCGTTCGGCGCCCACTCCGCCGCCAGCGACTTCGTCAACTGGTGCACGGCCGCCTTGGACGCGTTGTAGGCGGGCTGCCACTGCGGGCGGTTGACGATCATGCCGGAAATCGAACCCACGTTGACGATCGACCCGCCACCGTTATCGGCCATGTGGCGGCCGGCCACCCGGCAGCAACGCCACAGCGCACGGACGTTGAGGTCGAACACCTGGTCCCACACCTCGTCGGTGACCTCCCACGACGGTGCGTGGAAGCACACCCCCGCGTTGTTGACGAGGATGTCCAGTCCGCCGAGTGCGGCGACGGTCTCCTCCACCGCACGGTCCACGTCGGCGGCCACGGTGATGTCCCCGGTGATCGGTACGGCACGTACGCCGATTTCGGCCAGATCCGCGGCGGCCTGCTTGTTGCGGTCGGCGTGCCGGGACACGAAGGCGACCTCTGCACCGGCCTGGGCCAAGGCGACCGTGAAGGCCCTGCCCAGGCCGCGGTTGCCGCCGGTGACCAGGGCCTTGCGACCCTCGAGGCTGAAGCTGTCGAAGACGTTCACGCGCTGTCCCTTCCGTTGGCCGGTCCGGCCCCAAAGCTATCCGGCCCGGTGCCGACCCGCCGGAGCTGCCGGTAGCGTCGGTAGCCGCAGCCGCGGCGAGTGGAGGACGGATGAGCAAGGTGGTCAGCGCGTCGGCGTACCTCGTCGACCTGGAGGTGGAGACCCCGCGCACCGACGCGGTGCAGTCGTTCGTCAAGCAGGAGACGGTGTTCGTCGAGATCACCACCGACGACGGTCACACCGGGCTCGGCTACAGCTACACGATCGGCACCGGCGGACACGCCGTCCTGGCGCTCCTGCGGCACGACCTGCTGCCGCGGCTGGTGGGCACCGAGGCCGGCGACATCGAGGCGCGGTGGAACGACCTGTACGCCCTGACCCGGGCGACCAGCATCGGCGTCATCACCGCGCTCGCACTCGCCGCGGTCGACACCGCGTTGTGGGACGTCCGCTGCCGGCGTGCCGGGGAGCCGCTGTGGCGGATGGCCGGCGGGTTCCGGCAGCAGGTGCCGGTCTACGACACCGAGGGCGGCTGGTTGCACCTGCCGACCGAGGAACTCGTCGCCGGCGCGGCCGCCTCCCGCGACGCCGGGTTGTTCGGGGTGAAGCTGAAGGTGGGCAAGCCGCGCGTCGCCGAGGACGTCGCCCGCGTCGCCGCGGTCCGGGCCGAGCTCGGCCCCGGCACGGAGATCATGGTCGATGCCAACCAGTCGTTGACAGTGGCCGGTGCGACCCGGCGGGCGCGGGCGTTCGAGGAGCTGGACGTCGCCTGGCTGGAGGAGCCGTTGCCGGCCGACGACGTGTCCGGCCACGCGTTGCTCGCCCGGGCTAGCTCGGTCCCGGTCGCGGTGGGTGAGTCGCTGTACTCCCTCGGACAGTTCCGGGGCTACCTCGAGGCGGGTGCGGCCGGGATCGTGCAGGTCGACGTGGCCCGGATCGGCGGGATCACGCCCTGGTTGAAGGTCGCTCACCTGGCCGAGGCGTTCAACGTCGCGGTGGCGCCGCACTTCCTGATGGAGCTGCACGTGAGTCTCGCCGCCGCGGTTCCCAACGGCTCCTACGTCGAGCACATCCCTCAGCTGCGGGCGATCACCACCGAGGAGCTGCGGATCGTCGACGGGCACGCGGTCGCGCCGGACGTGCCGGGGCTGGGCATCGCGTGGGACGCCGACGCCATCGACAACCGCCGGGTGGCGTGAGGTCGCCTGACGGCTGCGGCCGGCCGGTGAGTCAGCGGCGGCGGCCGACGGTGAGCACCGACATCCAGTGGCGGGTCAGCAGGCCGTCGGGGCGGGCCGCGAGCCGGCGGCGGATCTCGCCGTACAGCCGTTCCCGCTTCGCGGGCCCCATCGCGATGTGGCCGGAAAACGTGTCCAGCAAGGCGATGTACTCCTCGGCGGTGTAGCGAAGGCCCCACACGTAACGGTGCACTGCCACCGGCTCGAAGTGGCCCGACTCCTCGAACTCCGCCGAGAGGTCCGGCGCGTCCTCCGGCGGAGGCGGTGGCCACCGGTCGTCGGGCTTGTCCTCCCCGAGCTCGACGTAGACCTCCTGGATCTGTTCGAAGAACGGGTCGTACCCGGCCGGGAAGCCGTGCACGGCGTTCCATACCGCGAGGTGTCCACCCGGTCGCAGCAACTCCGCAGCCCTGGCGTACTTCACCGCCGGGTCGATCCAGGCCCAGGCGGTCGCGGCGTAGGCGAGACCGAACCGCGTCCCATCGGCCGGGCCCGGCCAGTCCTCGAAGGACGCGGTGACGACCTCGACGTCGGGGAAGGCGGCCAGGTTGTGCCGGGCCTGCTCGGCCAGCGCCGGCCCCAGCTCCACGGCGGTGATCGCGAACCCCGCCCGTGCCAGCGGCAAGGTGGCCTTGCCCGGGCCACAGCCCACCTCCAGCAGGTGGTCCGGGGGTTGCAGTCCGGTGAGGCCGAGCAGGTCGGCGTACAACTGCTCGGGATAGTCGGGACGGGCCGACTGGTACGTCACCGCCGCCTCGTCGAAGGTGGTCCGCAGCCGCCGATCGTCAGGCATCGCGCCATCATGCACCGGACCGGCCCGCGGAGCACCCCAATTAGGCGACCGTGGGCATCGCCGCGGCCGGCACCTCCAGGGTCTCCTCCCGGGCGAAGGTGAAGCCGGCGTCGACGGAGGTGACCGTCGCCAGCCCGTACGCGTCCAGTGCCTCCAGTGAGATCTCGTGCAGGCGTGGCGTCTGCGCCGCGCAGCAGTCGGACAGCACCGTGACCCCGTAGTCGTGCATGAACGCCGACCGCACCGTCGACTCCACGCAGATGTTGGTGACGACGCCGGCGAAGACGAGGTCGGTGACGCCGAGCCCGCGCAGCAGCGGGTCCAGCGACGTCCACAAGAACGCGTCGAAGCGCACCTTGTCGACCACCAGGTCGTCGGGCAGCGCGCCGAGTTCGGCGACGAGCGCCGCGTCCCAGGTGCCCGCGACCAGTCCGTCCAACTGCGCGAGGCGGGGGTTCAGCCGGGCGGCGTTGACTCCCTCGTCGGCCCGGCCGGGTCGGTAGACGTGCCGGGTGAAGATCACCGGCGCGCGGTTGCGGCGCGCGTCGGCTACCACCTCGGCGGTGGTCGCGACGGCCTGGTCCACGTCCGCGAGTTTCATCCCCACGTGCGCGAGTGATCCCTCCGGATGACAGAAGCCGTTCTGCATGTCGATGACGACGAGCGCTCTCATGGCGCCACCTTCCCCAGGTGAGTGGCAGGTTCCACGACGACTTCCTCCGGACGGTAGGAAGCCGGTGTTGCCGCGAGGTGAACTCCCGTACGCCGGGGGTTACAAGCTGAAGTCACCCGTCGTGCCGTACCCCCCAACAATCATTTGACGGTACGTCCACCGAGCCGCTACCGTCCCGGCATGCCGTCGGAGATCAAGAGCATGCGGGCCGTCGCCCATCCGGTCCGGCTGCGCATGCTGTCCCTGCTCACCGGTGCGGCCATGTCGGCCGCCGAGCTGGCCCAGGAGCTGGGCATCACCCACGCCAACGCGTCCTACCACCTGCGCCTGCTGGTGGCAGCCGGGATGCTGGAGCCGGCCGGTGAGGAGAACGTGCGCGGCGGAGTGGCCAAGCGCTACCGCTATCTCGTCCGCGCACCCGGGACGCCCGGAGCAGCGGGGTCGCCCGCGACGTCGGCCCCGACCACCACCCCGACGGCGACCGGCGAGGTCGACCTCGAGCAGCTGCCGGTCTGGCAGGCGATAGCCGACGAGCTCGTCCGGCGCGCGCACCACCAGGTCCGCACCGAGCACCCGGTGCTGCTCTCCGACGCCGAGTTGTGGGTCGAACCCGAAACCTGGCAGCGGGTGGTGGCCCTGGCCGCCGAGGCGTCCAACCTCCTGCACACCAACGCCCGCCGGGCGCGCACGTCCGGCACCATCCGGGTCAACGCGACCATGGCGCTGTTCGAGCTCGCCCAAAGGGACGCGCAGAAGAACGCCCGGAAGAACGCACAGAAGGAGCACGGGCGATGATCGACCGGCACTCGCTGGCGCCGCTGCGCCACCGACGTTTCCGCTACTTCCTCGGCGCCCGCTTCTCCACCCTGCTGGGCAGCGCGATCGCGCCGATCGCCGTGGCGTTCGCGGTGCTCGACCTCACCCACTCCCCGTCGGCCCTGGGCATGGTCCTCGCCGCCCGGACGATCCCGATGGTCGTGCTGGTGCTGTTCGGCGGAGTGCTCGCCGACCGGATCCGCCGCGACGTCGTGCTGCTCACCGCCAACCTCCTGTGCTTCGGCACCCAGTCGCTGGCGGCGATTCTGCTGCTCACCGGCACCGCCGACATCTGGCAGATCGCCGCGATCGAGGCGGTCAACGGCGCGGCCGCCGC
This window of the Actinopolymorpha sp. NPDC004070 genome carries:
- a CDS encoding ABC transporter substrate-binding protein; translation: MKRSAVVRLLAGACGLALAATACGGQSGEGGGSAGASTLSVVNASGALWTCNFNPYAPASGQTAGAIWEPLIYVNTLTGKEKPWLATGYKWSSDRKELTFTTRSGVKWTDGKPFTAKDVAYTFNAAKANDALDSYALWGEGVLDSVTAVNDSTVKFRFKRVSTSSFYYIAGQTWILPEHVWSKVKDPVKEMMRKPVGTGPYTIGSCTPQAVTYTKNTKYWQKGKPKVDKVLYPAFVDNQPANRYLAQGKGDWGGQFVPNIDNYWVAKDKAHRKYWYPPSGNVYIGINSAKPYLGDKRVRQALSFAVDRDKVSSDAMYGYQPPANQAAIPTPTFKDWLDQAAVSKYDYGFDPAKVASRLQAAGFTKGPDGMFKTPDGKPFKLSIINNGGFTDWVAAVQVLTASFKKAGIAVEALNLNGNEYNRRLSQGQFDLAYMSASSGPTPYYELRDVLYGAYAKPVGQDTSRNYERWKNPATDALIRQYDTLTDQQAQIGVIKKLEQVMLDQVPVIPVTQSVSWSQMDSTRFTNWPSKQNPYANPAPYAAPDWGVVLLNLEPVQKK
- a CDS encoding ABC transporter permease, whose translation is MPRLIRRLEFFVVTFWAAVSINFLLPRMMPGDPIQQMMARMKGQITGSRRHSLEVMLGLNTHEPLWKQYISYWGQVFRFDFGSSITYFPDSVTSVISIAIPWTLGLVGVTTILAFLLGTLLGAVAAWRRGGVLDSVLPPVFTVVGALPFFWVGLLFLYVFGVLLPWAPIGFGYDITAGQLSFNWQTISQIVSHAILPATVIVLTSIGGWILTMRNTMIGVLSEDYVKMARAKGLPSGRIMLQYASRNAILPNLTGFAMSLGFVISGALLVELVFTYPGVGYLLVQAVTGQDYPLMQALFLLITAATLVSVLIADAVTFVLDPRTRGRA
- a CDS encoding ABC transporter permease; translation: MSTDLNHTEDTGSISTAVGAAADQDDGNRHRGAIGQLLGSIAHNPKALTGAAILGLFVVVAVFAPLVAPYDPHVTDYGRGVGPSGAHWLGTTTYGQDIFSQLVYGTRQSLLIAFLVGGVATVVSALIGVGAAYVGNLVDHGLSLFTDIFLVIPGLPLLIVISSYIRGGGIMVMVGVIAVTSWAYGARQFRAQALSLRNREFLDAARVRGERTSYTVVFEILPTMSGLLVANFLGAAVYGVLAVAGLQFIGLGDITSISWGSMMHWAENNEALQAGTPLWDLAPGLCIALLGASFSLINYAFDEVSNPALRPPRRRRPQRNQQNPKEVAGATTVQQA
- a CDS encoding ABC transporter ATP-binding protein, translated to MQPLSSRPDTAPRTGQALLDVTDLVVDYGVDEPVRAVDHVSLRVRRGEFVGIVGESGCGKSTLLYAVARLLSPPARIVSGQVDFAGHQMVRLTEDELRPIRWRDYSVVMQSAMNALNPVLSIGAQLRDAMAAHERIPAAQMRQRSEEVLRLVGIDPIHLTSYPHQLSGGMRQRAMIAMALVFRPDLIIMDEPTSALDVVAQRSLMRRVKALQEEFGFAVVFVTHDMSLVSHYSDRLAIMYAGQLVELGPTREVFAHARHPYSEGLLGAFPSLRGERRELTGIPGAPPDLRHPPRGCRFQPRCPKVMDICREDPPPYQVGAAELVRCHLYGPDAAPERQEPR
- a CDS encoding ABC transporter ATP-binding protein, giving the protein MTAAPNPVVREEPGPVLRATNLTRHFRVGGRLGRNTLHAVDGVDLTIGRREIVALVGESGSGKSTVARLLALLHPVTAGEIHYHGRPVGSLRGRRQHLDYRRRVQMVFQDPYSSLSPVYPVSHAIMRSLRLHRSDLSASERTKEAERLLALVGLTPPGEVLRKYPHELSGGQRQRVGFAAALACRPEVILADEPVSMLDVSIRIGLLNLMARLREQEDVSFLYITHDLASARYVADRMMVMYAGQVVESGPAEQVLADPRHPYTQLLLSAAPDPDAMREESGPDDYGEPPRVVDPEEGCRFRPRCPLAIPVCENVTPPLGALTPGHSAACHVAAMNAGTPAAPASPTAG
- a CDS encoding phytanoyl-CoA dioxygenase family protein, yielding MERKQPTPLDDFLFDLRGYLVLKNAVEPELLADLNHAFDNFPDLAPGQWWGNAQRRDYTDETGFELHNVVEAGEPFERLIDHPSWVSLVTHFAGEEKCYVEGVFIDECIASIRTSGGHHPVHSGGFQGAMRGAYQYKNGVFRCGQVNIILALTDVGEGDGPTMVIPGSHKSNFPHPLAGDYAAGDRMDTLEGAIPLHLEKGDALLFVDGLMHGGSSRTNPGERRVLIYRYGPSWARTRFNYEYSPELLDRLTPERRRILQPVAPARPPVAQPVP
- a CDS encoding glucose 1-dehydrogenase is translated as MNVFDSFSLEGRKALVTGGNRGLGRAFTVALAQAGAEVAFVSRHADRNKQAAADLAEIGVRAVPITGDITVAADVDRAVEETVAALGGLDILVNNAGVCFHAPSWEVTDEVWDQVFDLNVRALWRCCRVAGRHMADNGGGSIVNVGSISGMIVNRPQWQPAYNASKAAVHQLTKSLAAEWAPNGIRVNALAPGYVKTEMAPVDRPEFRRQWIEDAPQQRYASPSEIAPSVVFLASPAASFMTGSVLVVDGGYTVF
- a CDS encoding mandelate racemase/muconate lactonizing enzyme family protein, with protein sequence MSKVVSASAYLVDLEVETPRTDAVQSFVKQETVFVEITTDDGHTGLGYSYTIGTGGHAVLALLRHDLLPRLVGTEAGDIEARWNDLYALTRATSIGVITALALAAVDTALWDVRCRRAGEPLWRMAGGFRQQVPVYDTEGGWLHLPTEELVAGAAASRDAGLFGVKLKVGKPRVAEDVARVAAVRAELGPGTEIMVDANQSLTVAGATRRARAFEELDVAWLEEPLPADDVSGHALLARASSVPVAVGESLYSLGQFRGYLEAGAAGIVQVDVARIGGITPWLKVAHLAEAFNVAVAPHFLMELHVSLAAAVPNGSYVEHIPQLRAITTEELRIVDGHAVAPDVPGLGIAWDADAIDNRRVA
- a CDS encoding class I SAM-dependent methyltransferase — protein: MPDDRRLRTTFDEAAVTYQSARPDYPEQLYADLLGLTGLQPPDHLLEVGCGPGKATLPLARAGFAITAVELGPALAEQARHNLAAFPDVEVVTASFEDWPGPADGTRFGLAYAATAWAWIDPAVKYARAAELLRPGGHLAVWNAVHGFPAGYDPFFEQIQEVYVELGEDKPDDRWPPPPPEDAPDLSAEFEESGHFEPVAVHRYVWGLRYTAEEYIALLDTFSGHIAMGPAKRERLYGEIRRRLAARPDGLLTRHWMSVLTVGRRR
- a CDS encoding isochorismatase family cysteine hydrolase, whose amino-acid sequence is MRALVVIDMQNGFCHPEGSLAHVGMKLADVDQAVATTAEVVADARRNRAPVIFTRHVYRPGRADEGVNAARLNPRLAQLDGLVAGTWDAALVAELGALPDDLVVDKVRFDAFLWTSLDPLLRGLGVTDLVFAGVVTNICVESTVRSAFMHDYGVTVLSDCCAAQTPRLHEISLEALDAYGLATVTSVDAGFTFAREETLEVPAAAMPTVA
- a CDS encoding helix-turn-helix domain-containing protein; protein product: MPSEIKSMRAVAHPVRLRMLSLLTGAAMSAAELAQELGITHANASYHLRLLVAAGMLEPAGEENVRGGVAKRYRYLVRAPGTPGAAGSPATSAPTTTPTATGEVDLEQLPVWQAIADELVRRAHHQVRTEHPVLLSDAELWVEPETWQRVVALAAEASNLLHTNARRARTSGTIRVNATMALFELAQRDAQKNARKNAQKEHGR